From the Martelella mediterranea DSM 17316 genome, one window contains:
- a CDS encoding DUF692 domain-containing protein, whose protein sequence is MNAISRKFESHGVIPARAGAGFKTAHADAILEDAYRVGFLEVHAENYMGEGGHPHRILTRMRADFPLSIHGVGMSVGAPGGLDPAHLARLKRVVERYEPGLVSEHLAWSTHESAYYNDLLPLPYTEETLALVAAHVDEVQSAIGRTILLENPSTYVAFAESAIPETEFLDEIARRSGCRLLLDVNNVHVSAINNGFDAIDYLKAYPLERVGEIHLAGHAEDSDDNGAPLLIDAHDRPVADAVWALYEFVLKQAGPLPTLIEWDNDVPDWPVLKREAKIADAMIADHAGRSLLGARHG, encoded by the coding sequence ATGAACGCGATATCCAGAAAATTCGAAAGCCACGGCGTCATTCCCGCCCGCGCCGGCGCCGGTTTCAAGACCGCCCATGCCGATGCAATTCTCGAGGACGCCTATCGCGTCGGCTTTCTGGAAGTGCATGCGGAAAACTACATGGGCGAAGGTGGCCATCCGCATCGCATCCTCACCCGCATGCGCGCCGACTTTCCGCTGTCGATCCACGGCGTCGGCATGTCGGTCGGCGCGCCCGGCGGGCTTGACCCCGCCCATCTCGCCCGGCTGAAACGTGTGGTGGAGCGCTATGAGCCCGGCCTCGTGTCCGAGCATCTCGCCTGGTCGACCCATGAAAGCGCCTATTACAACGACCTGCTGCCGCTGCCCTATACCGAGGAGACGCTGGCGCTGGTCGCTGCCCATGTCGATGAGGTCCAGAGCGCCATCGGGCGGACCATCCTGCTTGAAAACCCGTCCACCTATGTCGCCTTTGCCGAAAGCGCGATCCCCGAGACCGAATTCCTGGACGAGATCGCGCGGCGCAGCGGCTGCCGCCTGCTGCTCGACGTCAACAATGTGCACGTCTCCGCCATCAACAACGGCTTTGACGCCATAGATTATCTGAAGGCCTATCCGCTGGAGCGGGTCGGCGAGATCCATCTCGCCGGCCATGCCGAGGACAGCGACGATAACGGTGCGCCCCTCCTGATCGACGCCCATGACCGGCCGGTGGCCGATGCCGTCTGGGCGCTTTACGAATTTGTCCTGAAACAGGCCGGCCCGCTGCCGACGCTGATCGAATGGGACAATGACGTGCCCGACTGGCCGGTGCTGAAGCGCGAGGCTAAGATCGCCGACGCGATGATTGCCGACCATGCCGGCCGCTCCCTGCTGGGGGCGCGTCATGGCTGA
- a CDS encoding DUF2282 domain-containing protein: MSKTSKFSAATLAGALAVAAGTIAATTPAQAANVKCYGVAMAGQNDCAAGPGTTCAGTSKVDYQGNAWKYVEEGTCTEMMLPGDRMGSLDALDRDLPAM, encoded by the coding sequence ATGTCCAAGACTTCAAAATTCAGCGCCGCAACACTGGCCGGCGCACTCGCCGTCGCCGCCGGCACGATTGCCGCCACCACGCCCGCTCAGGCCGCCAATGTCAAATGCTACGGCGTTGCCATGGCCGGCCAGAACGATTGCGCCGCCGGCCCCGGCACCACCTGCGCCGGCACCTCCAAGGTCGATTACCAGGGCAATGCCTGGAAATATGTCGAGGAGGGCACCTGCACCGAAATGATGCTGCCGGGCGACCGGATGGGCTCGCTGGACGCGCTCGACCGCGACTTGCCGGCAATGTGA